A window of the Pararge aegeria chromosome 2, ilParAegt1.1, whole genome shotgun sequence genome harbors these coding sequences:
- the LOC120631402 gene encoding CD2 antigen cytoplasmic tail-binding protein 2 homolog has translation MSKRAASVTFEESGQSKKSDKKEGKKHSLDSDEEDSAAEEEQQNVLNADDIEGEEDGTGGMEGEITITPFNMKEELEEGHFDTEGHYHWKKEKEIRDGWLDNIDWVKVKGRPEDKYKIFKDEQSTSKGIFDDSDSDEEQPDEKYDIIANYQEIILFMKPKETIAKTLQRLGANSKISSAERWKRKKAGIVDESSKSVTRITELANQILTKEGNMDIYQETYEKISDILAKEKFKKDDAQLDMYADDFDEKEKTTIDKKDQGETKESSDKDETQVLKWEFKWTQDNNAEISGPHTTEQMQKWVVEGYFKTGVWARKCGEDTQFYSSNRIDFELYM, from the exons ATGTCGAAGCGGGCGGCATCGGTTACTTTTGAGGAATCTGGACAAAGTAAAAAGTCTGATAAAAAAGAGGGCAAGAAACATTCCCTAGACTCTGATGAAGAGGATAGTGCAGCAGAAGAGGAACAGCAAAATGTTCTTAACGCTGATGATATAGAGGGTGAAGAAGATGGCACCGGCGGTATGGAAGGTGAA ATCACCATAACTCCATTCAACATGAAAGAGGAATTGGAAGAAGGGCATTTTGACACCGAAGGACATTACCAttggaaaaaagaaaaagagatTAGAGATGGTTGGCTTGACAATATTGATTGGGTAAAAGTGAAAGGAAGGCCTGAagataaatataagattttcaAAGATGAACAATCAACATCAAAGGGCATTTTTGATGATTCAGACAGTGATGAAGAACAACCAGACGAGAAATATGATATAATTGCAAACTACCAGGAAATTATACTGTTCATGAAGCCAAAGGAGACCATTGCCAAAACCTTGCAACGTCTTG gtgcaaattcaaaaatttcaagtGCTGAACGATGGAAGAGAAAAAAAGCTGGAATAGTTGATGAGAGTAGCAAGTCAGTAACCAGAATTACTGAACTGGCAAATCAAATTCTTACTAAAGAAGGTAACATGGATATATATCAAGAGACCTACGAAAAAATAAGTGATATACTTGCTAAAGAGAAATTTAAGAAAGATGATGCTCAATTGGACATGTATGCTGATGATTTTGATGAGAAGGAAAAAACCACTATTGATAAAAAAGATCAGGGTGAAACAAAAGAAAGTTCTGATAAGGATGAAACCCAAGTATTGAAATGGGAATTTAAATGGACCCAAGATAACAATGCTGAGATTTCGGGACCTCATACCACAGAGCAAATGCAAAAGTGGGTTGTAGAGGGTTATTTTAAAACTGGAGTATGGGCTAGGAAGTGTGGTGAGGATACACAGTTTTATAGCTCAAACAGAATCGACTTTGAACTTTATATGTAG